In one Ornithinimicrobium pratense genomic region, the following are encoded:
- a CDS encoding acyl-CoA carboxylase subunit beta encodes MSGMSSTAASPNPHPDPRVADLRDRLGTAYRASAEPTERARAKLDSQGKLYVRDRIALLFDEGTFVEDGRYANATAEGLPADGVVTGRGEVDGRAAVVVANDPTVKAGSWGARTVEKIIRATEAALREELPVFWFVDSAGARITDQVDLFPGRRGAGRIFHNQVALSGKVPQICCLFGPSAAGGAYIPSFTDLIIMVEGNASMYLGSPRMAEMVVGEKVSLEEMGGARMHCTVSGVGDLLATDDVEAIELARHFFSYLPETWHDPVPHYAAEPPAVPLDRQTVPEAESVPFDVHDVIEGLVDDDSFFEIKPLFAAELVVGLGRIAGQTVGILANNSAVKGGVLFTDSADKATRFIWLCDAYGIPLLYLADVPGFMIGSEVERGGIIRHGAKMVSAVSEATVPQLCVVVRKAYGAGLYAMGGPGFGPEATIALPTARIAVMGPEAAVNAVYANKIAEISDEGERERFVQARRAEYLEDVDLERLAADLVIDAVVEPEELREEIIRRFRYAARRDRHFSSRHRGIPPV; translated from the coding sequence ATGAGCGGTATGAGCAGCACGGCCGCCTCTCCCAACCCGCACCCCGACCCCAGGGTTGCCGACCTGCGGGACCGGCTGGGGACGGCATACCGGGCCTCGGCGGAGCCGACCGAGCGCGCCAGGGCCAAGCTGGACAGCCAGGGCAAGCTCTACGTCCGTGACCGGATCGCGCTGCTCTTCGACGAGGGCACTTTCGTCGAGGACGGCCGCTACGCCAACGCCACCGCGGAGGGCCTGCCCGCCGACGGCGTGGTCACCGGGCGCGGCGAGGTCGACGGGCGCGCGGCGGTCGTCGTGGCCAACGACCCGACGGTCAAGGCCGGCTCGTGGGGCGCCCGGACGGTGGAGAAGATCATCCGCGCCACCGAGGCCGCGCTGCGCGAGGAGCTGCCGGTCTTCTGGTTCGTCGACTCGGCCGGGGCCCGGATCACCGACCAGGTCGACCTCTTCCCGGGACGCCGCGGCGCCGGGAGGATCTTCCACAACCAGGTGGCGCTGTCGGGCAAGGTGCCGCAGATCTGCTGCCTGTTCGGCCCGAGTGCGGCCGGTGGTGCCTACATCCCCAGCTTCACCGACCTGATCATCATGGTCGAGGGCAACGCCTCGATGTACCTTGGCAGCCCCCGGATGGCTGAGATGGTCGTCGGGGAGAAGGTGTCGCTGGAGGAGATGGGCGGGGCCCGGATGCACTGCACGGTCTCGGGCGTGGGTGACCTGCTGGCGACCGATGACGTCGAGGCGATCGAGCTGGCCCGGCACTTCTTCTCCTACCTGCCCGAGACCTGGCACGACCCGGTGCCGCACTACGCTGCCGAGCCACCCGCGGTGCCGCTGGACCGGCAGACCGTGCCCGAGGCCGAGTCGGTGCCCTTCGACGTCCACGACGTCATCGAGGGCCTGGTGGACGACGACAGCTTCTTTGAGATCAAGCCGCTCTTCGCTGCCGAGCTGGTGGTCGGGCTGGGCCGGATCGCCGGCCAGACCGTGGGCATCCTGGCCAACAACTCCGCGGTCAAGGGCGGGGTGCTGTTCACCGACTCCGCCGACAAGGCGACCCGGTTCATCTGGCTGTGCGACGCCTACGGGATCCCGCTGCTCTACCTGGCCGACGTGCCCGGCTTCATGATCGGCTCAGAGGTCGAGCGCGGCGGGATCATCCGGCATGGCGCCAAGATGGTCTCCGCGGTCTCCGAGGCGACCGTGCCCCAGCTGTGCGTCGTGGTCCGCAAGGCCTACGGCGCAGGCCTGTACGCCATGGGCGGCCCCGGTTTCGGGCCGGAGGCGACGATCGCGCTGCCCACTGCCCGGATCGCGGTCATGGGGCCCGAGGCGGCGGTGAACGCCGTCTACGCCAACAAGATCGCCGAGATCTCCGATGAGGGGGAGCGCGAGCGGTTCGTCCAGGCCCGCCGGGCGGAGTATCTGGAGGACGTCGACCTGGAGCGGCTGGCCGCCGACCTCGTCATCGACGCCGTCGTGGAGCCCGAGGAGCTGCGCGAGGAGATCATCCGCCGGTTCCGGTATGCCGCGCGCCGCGACCGGCACTTCTCCTCCCGACACCGCGGCATACCCCCGGTCTGA
- a CDS encoding acyl-CoA dehydrogenase family protein, giving the protein MFELSQDHEDFRRLVREFAEAEIAPHVEQWDRDGHFPAHLVPQMGELGLFGLEAPEEFGGAGMGHEGFSYLCVAIEELGRVDQSMGITLEAGVGLGINPIQTYGSQEQKEQWLPDLVQGRALAGFGLTEPEAGSDAGASRTRARLENGQWVIDGAKAFITNSGTEITSVVTVTARTGELPDGRPEISAIIVPNGTEGFTVEPAYRKLGWHISDTHGLTFEGVRVPEANLLGERGQGFRQFLKTLDDGRIAIAALAVGCCQRMLEESTRYSQERLAFGKPIGVNQGVSFQVADLAVMTEAARTLTYKAAWLREQQALGKRSVAEVKQAAAIAKLYATEAAVSSTRIATQVFGGNGFMEEYPVARFYRDAKILEIGEGTSEVQRMLIARGLGLPA; this is encoded by the coding sequence ATGTTCGAGCTGAGCCAGGATCACGAGGACTTCCGCCGGTTGGTGCGCGAGTTCGCCGAGGCCGAGATCGCGCCGCACGTGGAGCAGTGGGACCGCGACGGGCATTTCCCCGCCCACCTCGTGCCGCAGATGGGCGAGCTGGGCCTGTTCGGCCTGGAGGCGCCGGAGGAGTTCGGCGGGGCCGGGATGGGGCACGAAGGTTTCTCCTACCTGTGCGTGGCCATCGAAGAGCTGGGGCGCGTCGACCAGTCGATGGGGATCACCCTGGAGGCCGGCGTCGGGCTGGGCATCAACCCGATCCAGACCTACGGCAGCCAGGAGCAGAAGGAGCAGTGGCTGCCTGACCTGGTCCAGGGCCGAGCCCTGGCCGGCTTCGGGCTCACCGAGCCGGAGGCCGGCTCCGACGCCGGCGCGAGCCGGACCCGGGCCCGGCTCGAGAACGGCCAGTGGGTCATCGACGGCGCCAAGGCCTTTATCACCAACTCCGGCACCGAGATCACCTCGGTGGTCACGGTCACCGCGCGCACCGGCGAACTGCCGGATGGCCGGCCCGAGATCAGCGCGATCATCGTGCCCAATGGCACCGAGGGGTTCACCGTCGAGCCGGCCTACCGCAAGCTCGGCTGGCACATCTCTGACACCCACGGCCTGACCTTCGAGGGTGTCCGGGTGCCCGAGGCCAATCTGCTGGGTGAGCGGGGCCAGGGCTTCCGGCAGTTCCTCAAGACCCTGGACGATGGCCGGATCGCGATCGCCGCGCTCGCCGTGGGCTGCTGCCAGCGCATGCTGGAGGAGTCCACCCGCTACAGCCAGGAGCGGCTGGCCTTCGGCAAGCCCATCGGTGTCAACCAGGGCGTCTCCTTCCAGGTCGCCGACCTCGCGGTGATGACCGAGGCCGCGCGCACCCTGACCTACAAGGCCGCCTGGCTGCGCGAGCAACAGGCGCTCGGCAAGCGCTCGGTCGCCGAGGTCAAGCAGGCCGCCGCGATCGCCAAGCTCTACGCCACCGAGGCCGCGGTCAGCTCGACCCGCATCGCCACGCAGGTCTTCGGTGGTAACGGCTTCATGGAGGAGTACCCCGTCGCCCGCTTCTACCGCGACGCCAAGATCCTGGAGATCGGCGAAGGCACCTCCGAGGTGCAGCGGATGCTCATCGCCCGTGGCCTCGGCCTGCCTGCCTGA
- a CDS encoding uridine kinase family protein, which yields MSARVIVLTGPSGAGKSRLARRLHEHHSWPVLQLDDFYREAVDPGLPMSQPALVDWDDVRSWDLEAALDAMTRLCREGRAEVPVYDISTSSVVGRQQALLDGHPFVVAEGIFAAHTVAGLRERGLLAAAACVRNRPWLTFGRRLVRDLAERRKPPLTLWRRGNRLRRAEPQIIAAQQALGAEPMTAREAERRILALLAEAGLTTPDRPEAER from the coding sequence GTGAGCGCCCGCGTCATCGTGCTCACGGGGCCCAGCGGTGCCGGCAAGTCCCGGTTGGCCCGCCGCCTGCACGAGCACCACTCCTGGCCGGTGCTGCAGCTGGACGACTTCTACCGCGAGGCCGTCGACCCCGGTCTGCCGATGAGCCAGCCGGCGCTGGTCGACTGGGACGACGTGCGCTCCTGGGACCTGGAGGCGGCCCTGGACGCGATGACCCGGCTGTGTCGCGAGGGCCGCGCCGAGGTGCCCGTCTATGACATCAGCACCTCCTCCGTCGTGGGCCGGCAGCAGGCGCTCCTGGACGGCCACCCCTTCGTCGTCGCCGAGGGCATCTTCGCAGCGCACACCGTTGCCGGTCTGCGCGAGCGCGGACTGCTCGCGGCCGCGGCCTGCGTGCGCAACCGGCCCTGGCTCACTTTCGGCCGCCGCCTGGTGCGCGACCTGGCCGAGCGACGCAAGCCACCGCTGACCCTGTGGCGACGCGGCAACCGGCTGCGCCGTGCCGAGCCCCAGATCATCGCCGCGCAGCAGGCGCTGGGCGCCGAGCCGATGACCGCCCGGGAGGCCGAACGCAGGATCCTGGCCCTGCTGGCCGAGGCTGGCCTGACGACCCCCGACCGGCCGGAGGCCGAACGATGA
- a CDS encoding phospho-sugar mutase, whose translation MTDQPNREQLLHRARTWVGDDPDPRTRDELTVLVDRAGEGDEEAWLELADRFIGFLEFGTAGLRGALGAGPNRMNRAVVIRTAAGLTAYLRQQLGLAGEERGPIVVIGFDARHNSDVFAQDTAAVVTAAGGRALMLPRPLPTPVLAFAIQHLGADAGVMVTASHNPPQDNGYKVYLGDGSQIVPPADVDIAAQIARIRSVSQVAMTGEGWEPLGEEILDAYLDAAVAVLDPASPRQLQVVHTALHGVGSDVVRQAFHRAGFPAPHQVAEQAEPDPEFPTVAFPNPEEPGAIDAALALAQRVQPDLVIANDPDADRCALAVREGGGWRMLRGDEVGALLGRHVVDRGLATTERPVLARSIVSSRLLGAVAESAGLRGEETLTGFKWIGRVPGLAYGYEEALGYCVDPATVPDKDGVTAALLVAELAATLKAQGRTLTDMLDELALDHGVHQTDAFSVRVSHLGLIPPVMTRLRQDTPDELGGTPVSRMDDLALGEGGLPPTEGVRFYLADDTRVIVRPSGTEPKLKVYLEAIVPVAGPDGLPAARAEADRRLAAVRASMEGLTAV comes from the coding sequence ATGACGGATCAGCCGAACCGCGAGCAGCTCCTCCACCGGGCCCGCACCTGGGTGGGGGACGACCCCGACCCGCGGACCCGTGATGAGCTCACGGTCCTGGTCGACCGGGCCGGTGAGGGGGACGAGGAGGCCTGGCTCGAGCTGGCCGACCGCTTCATCGGCTTCCTGGAGTTCGGCACGGCCGGGCTGCGGGGCGCGCTGGGGGCCGGCCCGAACCGGATGAACCGCGCGGTCGTCATCCGCACCGCCGCCGGCCTGACCGCATACTTGCGCCAGCAGCTGGGCCTGGCCGGCGAGGAACGGGGCCCCATCGTGGTCATCGGCTTCGACGCCCGGCACAACTCCGACGTCTTCGCCCAGGACACCGCGGCCGTCGTCACCGCAGCCGGCGGGCGGGCGCTGATGCTGCCCCGGCCCCTGCCGACGCCGGTGCTGGCCTTCGCGATCCAGCACCTCGGGGCGGACGCGGGCGTGATGGTCACCGCCAGCCACAACCCGCCGCAGGACAACGGCTACAAGGTCTACCTGGGCGACGGCTCGCAGATCGTGCCTCCCGCCGATGTCGACATCGCGGCCCAGATCGCCCGCATCCGCAGCGTGAGCCAGGTCGCGATGACCGGCGAGGGGTGGGAGCCCCTGGGCGAGGAGATCCTGGACGCCTATCTCGACGCGGCCGTCGCGGTCCTGGACCCGGCCAGCCCACGCCAGCTGCAGGTGGTGCACACCGCACTGCACGGCGTCGGCTCCGACGTGGTCCGGCAGGCCTTCCATCGGGCCGGCTTCCCCGCGCCGCATCAGGTGGCGGAGCAGGCCGAGCCCGACCCCGAGTTCCCCACCGTCGCCTTCCCCAACCCCGAGGAGCCGGGGGCCATCGACGCGGCCCTGGCGCTGGCGCAGCGGGTGCAGCCGGACCTGGTCATCGCCAACGACCCGGATGCCGACCGGTGCGCCCTGGCCGTCCGCGAGGGCGGCGGCTGGCGGATGCTGCGCGGTGACGAGGTGGGCGCCCTGCTGGGCCGGCACGTCGTGGACCGCGGGCTGGCCACCACCGAGCGGCCCGTCCTGGCCCGCTCGATCGTCTCCTCCCGACTCCTCGGCGCCGTCGCGGAGTCGGCGGGCCTGCGGGGTGAGGAGACGCTGACCGGGTTCAAGTGGATCGGCCGGGTCCCGGGGCTGGCCTACGGCTACGAGGAGGCACTCGGCTACTGCGTCGACCCCGCCACGGTCCCTGACAAGGACGGCGTCACCGCCGCTCTGCTCGTGGCCGAGCTGGCCGCGACCCTCAAGGCGCAGGGCCGCACGCTCACCGACATGCTCGATGAGCTGGCGCTGGACCACGGTGTGCACCAGACCGACGCCTTCTCGGTGCGGGTCAGCCACCTGGGGCTGATCCCTCCCGTGATGACCCGCCTGCGCCAGGACACCCCGGACGAGCTGGGCGGCACCCCCGTGTCCCGCATGGACGACCTCGCTCTGGGCGAGGGCGGCCTGCCGCCCACGGAGGGGGTGCGCTTCTACCTCGCCGACGACACCCGGGTCATCGTCCGGCCGAGCGGCACCGAGCCCAAGCTCAAGGTCTACCTCGAGGCCATCGTCCCGGTCGCCGGCCCGGACGGCCTGCCCGCGGCTCGCGCCGAGGCCGACCGCCGGCTGGCCGCGGTCCGCGCCAGCATGGAGGGGCTCACAGCCGTATGA
- a CDS encoding DUF4129 domain-containing protein, whose amino-acid sequence MQRTTAPLAGPAEVHVRTGPPLLPDGDEARRLLQEELARGDYQLQESWVARAWRWFTDLFSGLGGVGPLPGWVTWVLLALVLVAVLAVLAFATRDRWRTARLTRHGTPGAVLEGPLRAAAEHRKEAAAALTAGHLDRAVLEAYRAVAAGAVERTLLDDRPGRTAHELATGLAPVFPDARAELLAAADAFDAVRYGDQRATAEQARQVVDLDARLHSARPALAATT is encoded by the coding sequence GTGCAGCGCACGACCGCGCCGCTCGCCGGGCCCGCTGAGGTCCACGTGCGCACCGGACCACCCCTGCTTCCCGACGGCGACGAGGCGCGCCGACTGCTCCAGGAAGAGCTGGCGCGCGGGGACTACCAGCTGCAGGAGTCCTGGGTGGCCCGGGCCTGGCGCTGGTTCACCGACCTGTTCTCCGGGCTCGGCGGCGTCGGCCCCTTGCCCGGTTGGGTGACCTGGGTGCTGCTGGCACTGGTGCTGGTCGCCGTGCTGGCCGTGCTCGCCTTCGCCACACGGGACCGGTGGCGCACCGCCCGCCTGACTCGTCACGGCACCCCGGGTGCGGTCCTGGAGGGCCCGCTGCGTGCGGCGGCGGAGCACCGGAAGGAAGCCGCCGCGGCTCTGACGGCCGGTCACCTTGACCGGGCCGTCCTGGAGGCCTACCGAGCCGTCGCCGCGGGCGCCGTCGAGCGCACCCTGCTGGACGACCGTCCCGGCCGCACGGCCCACGAGCTCGCGACCGGGCTCGCCCCAGTCTTCCCCGACGCCCGTGCCGAGCTGCTCGCCGCGGCCGACGCCTTCGACGCGGTCCGGTACGGCGACCAGCGCGCCACCGCGGAGCAGGCCCGCCAGGTCGTCGACCTCGACGCCCGGCTGCACTCCGCCCGTCCGGCCCTGGCGGCGACGACGTGA
- a CDS encoding acetyl/propionyl/methylcrotonyl-CoA carboxylase subunit alpha — MPISKVLIANRGEIAVRIARACKDAGIGSVAVYAEPDRDALHVKLADEAYSLGGTTPGESYLVQEKLLDIARQSGADAVHPGYGFLAENASFAQAVTDAGLTWIGPGPEAIDSLGDKVKARHIALAANAPLVPGTKDPVEGPDEVVAFAQEHGLPVAIKAAYGGGGRGLKVARTIEEIPDLFDSAVREAVTAFGRGECFVERFLDRPRHVETQCLADQHGNVVVVSTRDCSLQRRNQKLVEEAPAPFLTEEQHDELLRASKAIMKAAGYVGAGTCEFLVGPEGDISFLEVNTRLQVEHPVTEEVTGIDLVREQFRIADGAELGYDDPEPHAHSIEFRINAEDPGRDFLPAPGTALVFRPPSGPGVRLDSGVEQGDVVAGAFDSMLAKLIVTGRDRPQAIERARRALAEFEVEGMPTALTFHRAVVSDPAFAPSEPSAPFSVHTRWIETDFENTIEAYSGPTAEDPGEDGERQQVVVEVGGQRLEVSLPAGLALGGGGGAAAGRKKAPKRSRRGGGAAAASGDSVTAPMQGTIVKIAVEEGATVAEGDVVVVLEAMKMEQPIKAHKAGTVTGLSAAVGETVANGAVICELQD, encoded by the coding sequence ATGCCGATCAGCAAGGTCCTCATCGCCAACCGCGGCGAGATCGCCGTCCGCATCGCCCGAGCCTGCAAGGACGCAGGGATCGGGTCCGTTGCCGTGTATGCCGAGCCCGACCGGGACGCGCTGCACGTCAAGCTGGCCGACGAGGCCTACTCCCTGGGCGGGACGACCCCGGGCGAGTCCTACCTCGTGCAGGAGAAGCTGCTGGACATTGCCCGGCAGTCGGGGGCCGACGCGGTCCACCCCGGCTACGGCTTCCTGGCCGAGAACGCCTCCTTCGCCCAGGCCGTGACGGACGCCGGCCTGACCTGGATCGGTCCCGGGCCCGAGGCCATCGACTCCCTGGGTGACAAGGTCAAGGCGCGGCACATCGCGCTCGCGGCCAACGCTCCGCTGGTCCCCGGCACCAAGGACCCCGTCGAGGGCCCGGATGAGGTCGTCGCCTTCGCCCAGGAGCACGGTCTGCCGGTTGCCATCAAGGCGGCCTACGGCGGTGGCGGCCGCGGGCTGAAGGTGGCCCGCACGATCGAGGAGATCCCCGACCTGTTCGACTCCGCGGTGCGCGAGGCGGTCACCGCCTTCGGGCGCGGCGAGTGCTTCGTGGAGCGCTTCCTGGACCGTCCCCGGCACGTGGAGACCCAGTGCCTGGCCGACCAGCACGGCAACGTGGTGGTCGTCTCGACCCGCGACTGCTCCCTGCAGCGGCGCAACCAGAAGCTGGTCGAGGAGGCGCCCGCGCCGTTCCTGACGGAGGAGCAGCACGACGAGCTGCTGCGCGCGAGCAAGGCGATCATGAAGGCGGCCGGTTACGTCGGGGCCGGCACCTGCGAGTTTCTCGTCGGGCCGGAGGGTGACATCTCCTTCCTGGAGGTCAACACCCGTCTGCAGGTCGAGCACCCGGTGACCGAGGAGGTCACCGGCATCGACCTGGTGCGCGAGCAGTTCCGCATCGCCGACGGTGCGGAGCTCGGTTATGACGATCCCGAGCCGCACGCGCACTCGATCGAGTTCCGCATCAACGCCGAGGACCCGGGCCGCGACTTCTTGCCCGCGCCAGGGACCGCCTTGGTCTTCCGCCCGCCGTCGGGCCCGGGCGTGCGCCTGGACTCCGGGGTCGAGCAGGGCGACGTGGTCGCCGGCGCCTTCGACTCCATGCTGGCCAAGCTCATCGTCACCGGCCGGGACCGGCCGCAGGCGATCGAGCGGGCCCGCCGCGCCCTAGCCGAGTTCGAGGTGGAGGGTATGCCGACCGCGCTCACCTTCCACCGGGCGGTGGTCTCTGACCCGGCCTTCGCGCCATCGGAGCCCTCCGCACCTTTCTCGGTGCACACCCGGTGGATCGAGACCGACTTCGAGAACACGATCGAGGCCTACTCGGGTCCGACCGCGGAGGACCCGGGCGAGGATGGGGAGCGTCAGCAGGTGGTCGTGGAGGTCGGCGGCCAGCGCCTGGAGGTCTCCCTGCCGGCCGGGCTGGCGCTCGGCGGGGGTGGCGGCGCGGCGGCCGGCCGCAAGAAGGCCCCCAAGCGCTCCCGCCGGGGCGGTGGCGCGGCCGCCGCCTCTGGTGACTCTGTCACTGCGCCCATGCAGGGCACCATCGTCAAGATCGCCGTCGAGGAGGGCGCCACGGTCGCCGAGGGCGACGTGGTCGTCGTGCTCGAGGCGATGAAGATGGAGCAGCCGATCAAGGCGCACAAGGCCGGCACCGTCACCGGCCTGTCCGCCGCCGTCGGCGAGACCGTGGCTAACGGCGCGGTCATCTGCGAGCTCCAGGACTGA
- a CDS encoding MerR family transcriptional regulator, translated as MEPPPHLDARTTVTDSITWTIAQMADDFDVTHRALRHYEHLGLLSPERDGQRRIYHRRERTRLALILRGRRLGFPLEEVATILDMYDDQPGEVGQLTYLLSQIDDRRADLERRRRDIEDSLRELDELEKRCTEDLARIG; from the coding sequence ATGGAGCCGCCCCCGCACCTTGACGCAAGGACAACCGTGACTGACTCGATCACGTGGACGATCGCCCAGATGGCCGACGACTTCGACGTCACCCACCGTGCGCTGCGCCACTACGAGCACCTTGGGCTGCTCTCCCCCGAGCGGGACGGCCAGCGCCGGATCTACCACCGCCGCGAGCGGACCCGGCTGGCGCTGATCCTGCGCGGTCGCCGTCTGGGCTTCCCGCTGGAGGAGGTGGCCACGATCCTGGACATGTATGACGACCAGCCGGGTGAGGTGGGCCAGCTCACCTACCTGCTCTCCCAGATCGACGACCGTCGCGCGGACCTGGAGCGGCGCCGGCGGGACATCGAGGACAGCCTGCGCGAGCTCGATGAGCTGGAGAAGCGCTGCACCGAAGACCTGGCGCGGATCGGCTGA
- a CDS encoding NAD(P)H-quinone dehydrogenase — protein MSAAGKSVVIIGGGPGGYEAALVAAQLGAGVTVVERSGIGGAAVLTDCVPSKALIATADFMDRFTAAGRIGVHFDGAGVPEDQGVTAHISHVNRRIMSLAQAQSRDISERLESAGVDVVQGAGRLLGSGRVEVIEGVGAVESGQEPSPHEADRREATGSRVLEGDLVLIATGARPRIMDTAVPDGERILTWQHIWDLTELPEHLIVIGSGVTGAELAHAYLGLGCAVTLISSRDRVLPGEDADAANVVEEVFRRRGMTVLNRSRAGGVRREDDTVVVTLEDGREVRGSHALLAVGSLPNTTDMGLEQAGVRLAPSGHIEVDRVSRTSLPGVYAAGDCTGVLPLASVAAMQGRVAVAHALGDAVAPLSLRRVSSNIFTDPEIATVGVSQADIDEGRVDARGVMLPLTKNPRAKMQNVQDGFVKLFAKTGSSTIVGGVVVGPRASELIFPIALAVANRLNVDQFAATYTVYPSLSGSLSEAARQLHEIAD, from the coding sequence GTGAGTGCAGCAGGCAAGTCCGTGGTCATCATCGGTGGCGGTCCCGGCGGCTACGAGGCTGCCCTCGTGGCGGCCCAGCTCGGGGCAGGAGTCACCGTCGTGGAGCGCTCGGGGATCGGTGGCGCGGCCGTGCTCACCGACTGCGTGCCGAGCAAGGCGCTGATCGCGACCGCCGACTTCATGGACCGGTTCACCGCGGCGGGGCGGATCGGGGTCCACTTCGACGGTGCAGGCGTCCCCGAGGACCAGGGGGTCACGGCACACATCTCCCACGTCAACCGCCGCATCATGAGCCTGGCGCAGGCGCAGAGCCGGGACATCTCCGAGCGGCTGGAGTCCGCCGGCGTCGACGTCGTCCAGGGTGCCGGGCGGCTCCTGGGCAGCGGCCGGGTCGAGGTCATCGAGGGCGTCGGCGCGGTGGAGTCGGGGCAGGAGCCCTCACCGCACGAGGCGGACCGTCGGGAGGCGACCGGCAGCCGCGTGCTCGAGGGTGACCTGGTGCTCATCGCCACCGGCGCCCGGCCCCGGATCATGGACACTGCGGTCCCGGACGGCGAGCGGATCCTGACCTGGCAGCACATCTGGGACCTCACCGAGCTGCCCGAGCACCTGATCGTCATCGGCTCCGGCGTGACCGGTGCCGAGCTGGCGCACGCCTACCTTGGGCTCGGGTGCGCCGTCACCCTGATCTCATCCCGAGACCGGGTCCTGCCGGGGGAGGACGCGGACGCCGCCAATGTGGTCGAGGAGGTCTTTCGTCGCCGGGGGATGACGGTGCTCAACCGCTCCCGGGCCGGCGGGGTGCGCCGTGAGGACGACACCGTCGTCGTCACCCTGGAGGATGGCCGCGAGGTGCGTGGCAGCCACGCACTCCTGGCCGTCGGTTCCCTGCCCAACACCACCGACATGGGGCTGGAGCAGGCTGGCGTCCGGCTCGCGCCCTCCGGCCACATCGAGGTCGACCGGGTCTCCCGGACCAGCCTGCCCGGCGTGTATGCCGCCGGTGACTGCACGGGGGTACTGCCGCTGGCCTCGGTGGCCGCCATGCAGGGCCGGGTCGCGGTGGCCCACGCGCTGGGCGACGCCGTCGCGCCGTTGTCCCTGCGCCGGGTGAGCTCCAACATCTTCACCGACCCGGAGATCGCCACGGTCGGCGTGAGCCAGGCCGACATCGACGAGGGCCGGGTCGACGCGCGGGGCGTGATGCTGCCGCTGACCAAGAACCCGCGGGCCAAGATGCAGAACGTCCAGGACGGTTTCGTCAAGCTCTTCGCCAAGACGGGGTCGAGCACCATCGTCGGCGGCGTTGTCGTCGGCCCCCGCGCCAGCGAGCTGATCTTCCCCATCGCCCTGGCCGTGGCCAACCGGCTCAACGTCGACCAGTTCGCCGCCACCTACACGGTCTACCCCTCGCTGTCCGGCTCGCTGTCCGAAGCTGCCCGCCAGCTGCACGAGATCGCCGACTGA
- a CDS encoding purine-nucleoside phosphorylase: MTTGADLDLADPSTDPREVARAAAAVIADRTGAERHDIALVLGSGWKPAAEALAGLGDPASSTEMDNTEVPGFTAAAVAGHSGTIRSIPLPDGRRVLVYGTRTHYYEGRGVRAVVHAIRTAAAAGCRTVVLTNGCGGLRPEWAPGTPVLIRDHINLTADSPIEGANFVDLTDLYSPRLRDLAREVDPSLQEGVYVQFRGPHYETPAEVAMAKVIGGDLVGMSTTLEAIAARASGMEVLGISLVTNPAAGISATPLDHQEVIEAGQAAAQRCGDLLARIVERI; this comes from the coding sequence GTGACCACTGGTGCAGATCTCGACCTCGCCGACCCATCGACCGACCCCCGCGAGGTGGCGCGGGCGGCCGCCGCCGTCATCGCTGACCGGACGGGCGCTGAGCGGCACGACATCGCCCTCGTCCTGGGCAGCGGGTGGAAGCCGGCCGCCGAGGCCCTGGCCGGGCTCGGTGACCCGGCCTCGAGCACCGAGATGGACAACACCGAGGTGCCTGGGTTCACCGCGGCGGCCGTCGCCGGCCACAGCGGGACGATCCGCTCCATCCCGCTGCCGGACGGCCGGCGGGTCCTGGTCTACGGGACCCGCACCCACTACTACGAGGGCCGTGGCGTGCGGGCCGTCGTGCATGCCATCCGGACCGCCGCGGCCGCGGGCTGCCGGACGGTGGTGCTGACCAACGGGTGCGGGGGGCTGCGCCCCGAGTGGGCGCCCGGCACGCCGGTGCTGATCCGCGACCACATCAACCTGACCGCCGACTCACCTATCGAGGGCGCCAACTTCGTCGACCTCACCGATCTCTACAGCCCGCGCCTGCGCGACCTGGCCCGGGAGGTCGACCCGAGCCTGCAGGAGGGTGTCTACGTCCAGTTCCGGGGCCCGCACTACGAGACGCCGGCCGAGGTGGCGATGGCGAAGGTCATCGGCGGGGACCTGGTGGGGATGTCGACCACCCTGGAGGCGATCGCCGCCCGCGCGTCGGGGATGGAGGTCCTGGGCATCTCCCTGGTGACCAACCCAGCAGCCGGCATCAGCGCCACGCCCCTGGACCACCAGGAGGTCATCGAGGCCGGCCAGGCCGCGGCGCAGCGCTGCGGCGACCTGCTGGCCCGCATCGTCGAGCGCATCTGA